A genomic region of Oncorhynchus mykiss isolate Arlee chromosome 16, USDA_OmykA_1.1, whole genome shotgun sequence contains the following coding sequences:
- the LOC110491286 gene encoding 5-hydroxytryptamine receptor 7-like, giving the protein MISEALVPHLLKIVQEAAEAVSPTSQSSTLLMENGTRCGEQIRNYDKVEKVFIGAILTTLTLFTICGNLLVVISVCFVKKLRQPSNYLIVSLAVADLSIALAVMPFVSITDLIGGQWVFGQVFCNVFIAMDVMCCTASIMTLCVISIDRYLGITKPLTYPMRQNGCCMAKMVLSVWLLSASITLPPLFGWAQNVNDNKVCLISQDFGYTIYSTSVAFYIPVSVMLIMYYRIYRAAKLSAAKHTITGFPRVGEEAARGEEEEVMEEQEEEEDSVDCVSAALRLHREVEECTRFSRLVRSNRRNMSIFKREQKAAATLGIVVGSFSVCWMPFFLLSTARPFICRADCPSCVPLWVERTLLWLGYANSLLNPFIYAFFNRDLRTTYRNLLRCRYRNINRKLSAVGMHQALKLVEKTHSVI; this is encoded by the exons ATGATTTCGGAGGCGCTCGTTCCACACTTGCTGAAGATTGTACAAGAGGCGGCGGAGGCGGTGTCCCCCACTTCGCAGTCTTCAACTCTGCTGATGGAGAATGGCACCAGGTGCGGGGAACAAATTCGGAACTACGACAAGGTGGAGAAAGTATTTATTGGAGCGATCCTCACCACGCTCACGCTGTTTACTATCTGCGGGAACTTGCTGGTGGTGATTTCGGTGTGCTTCGTGAAAAAGTTGCGGCAGCCGTCCAACTATCTGATCGTGTCTCTGGCGGTTGCCGACCTTTCAATCGCGCTGGCAGTTATGCCGTTTGTCAGTATAACGGACCTTATTGGGGGGCAATGGGTTTTTGGCCAAGTCTTCTGCAATGTTTTTATTGCCATGGACGTGATGTGTTGCACTGCATCCATAATGACGCTGTGCGTAATTAGCATAGACAG GTACCTGGGCATAACCAAGCCTCTGACCTACCCTATGAGGCAGAATGGCTGTTGCATGGCCAAGATGGTGCTGTCCGTGTGGCTCCTCTCCGCCTCCATCACCCTGCCCCCCCTCTTCGGCTGGGCCCAGAACGTAAATGACAACAAGGTGTGTCTGATCAGCCAGGACTTTGGTTACACCATCTACTCCACCTCAGTGGCGTTCTACATCCCCGTATCCGTCATGCTCATTATGTACTACCGCATCTACCGCGCCGCCAAGCTCAGCGCCGCCAAGCACACCATCACGGGCTTCCCGCGGGTCGGGGAGGAGGCGGCgcggggggaagaggaggaagtcatggaggaacaggaggaggaagaggacagcgTGGACTGTGTGTCGGCCGCTCTGAGGCTCCACagggaggtggaggagtgcaCGCGATTCTCCCGGCTCGTGAGGAGCAACCGGAGGAACATGTCCATCTTCAAGCGGGAGCAGAAGGCAGCAGCCACCCTGGGGATCGTGGTAGGGTCCTTCAGTGTCTGCTGGATGCCTTTCTTCTTACTGTCCACGGCCAGACCCTTCATCTGCAGGGCGGACTGCCCTAGCTGTGTGCCCTTGTGGGTGGAGAGGACCCTGTTGTGGCTGGGCTATGCCAACTCCCTCCTCAACCCTTTCATCTACGCCTTCTTCAACAGGGACCTGAGGACCACCTACCGCAACCTGCTGCGTTGTCGTTATCGCAACATCAACCGCAAGCTGTCCGCCGTCGGGATGCACCAGGCCCTCAAACTGGTTGAAAAGACTCACTCTGTTATCTAA